Proteins encoded within one genomic window of Verrucomicrobiota bacterium:
- a CDS encoding 1,4-alpha-glucan branching protein domain-containing protein produces the protein MPMQGYHAIVLHAHLPFVRHPEHEKFLEENWLYEALTESYLPLLMLLRGWRKDGMRAPLTLTLTPTLCAMLRDPLLRLRYERHLAGLIELAEKEIHRTHWDRPFRELAWMYHHRLCGIRDEWTGCGGDLVAAFGELQSQGLLEIITCAATHALLPLLAEHRPAVRAQILTACDDYQRHFGRAPRGIWLPECAYAEGVEDVLQEANIRWFITDTHGILHATPRPRYGVFAPLFTPNGIAAFGRDLESARQVWSRNEGYPGDFRYRDFYRDIGYDLDYDYVRPYLPSPDMRGFTGLKYYRITGNTANKAVYDRGQALRAADEHAAHFLQARLEQIRNLANVMDRPPLLLSPYDAELFGHWWYEGPEFLDLYVRKAYYDQQAFTFITPEEYLKKQPTNQVARPAASSWGEEGYYKLWLNETNEWIFPHLQIAQARMTELAQRFPNASGLFERALKQAARELLLAQASDWPFILRTGTSPEYARRRVRDHLLRFLTLYQQLTSASVDEKWLARIESLDNLFPNVDFHYWA, from the coding sequence GGAACATGAAAAATTCCTGGAGGAGAACTGGTTGTATGAGGCGCTTACTGAATCCTATCTGCCGCTGCTGATGCTGCTGCGCGGCTGGCGCAAGGATGGGATGCGCGCGCCGCTGACGCTGACCCTGACGCCCACGTTGTGCGCGATGCTGCGGGATCCTTTGCTCCGGTTGCGTTACGAACGGCATCTGGCCGGCCTGATTGAACTGGCGGAAAAAGAAATTCACCGCACCCACTGGGACCGCCCCTTTCGGGAACTGGCCTGGATGTATCACCACCGTCTGTGCGGCATCCGGGATGAATGGACCGGCTGCGGTGGGGATCTGGTGGCGGCCTTTGGTGAATTGCAGAGTCAGGGTTTGCTGGAAATCATCACCTGCGCCGCCACGCACGCGCTGCTGCCGTTGCTGGCCGAGCACCGGCCCGCAGTGCGGGCGCAAATCCTTACGGCGTGCGATGATTATCAGCGCCACTTCGGGCGCGCGCCGCGCGGCATCTGGCTGCCGGAATGCGCGTATGCCGAAGGCGTGGAAGACGTGTTGCAGGAAGCCAATATCCGCTGGTTCATCACGGATACCCACGGCATTTTACATGCCACCCCGCGTCCGCGTTACGGCGTCTTTGCGCCTTTGTTCACCCCCAACGGTATTGCCGCCTTTGGGCGCGACCTTGAGTCCGCCCGCCAAGTCTGGAGCCGTAACGAAGGGTATCCCGGCGATTTTCGATACCGGGATTTTTACCGCGACATCGGGTACGATCTGGATTACGACTACGTGCGTCCGTACCTGCCCAGCCCGGATATGCGCGGTTTCACCGGCTTGAAGTACTACCGCATCACCGGCAACACGGCGAATAAGGCCGTGTATGATCGCGGTCAGGCGCTGCGCGCGGCGGATGAACATGCGGCCCATTTTCTCCAGGCGCGCCTTGAACAAATCCGCAACCTGGCGAACGTCATGGACCGTCCGCCGCTGCTGCTTTCACCCTACGACGCCGAACTCTTCGGCCACTGGTGGTACGAGGGGCCGGAGTTCCTGGACCTGTATGTGCGCAAGGCCTACTATGACCAGCAGGCGTTCACCTTCATCACGCCCGAGGAATACTTGAAAAAACAACCCACCAACCAGGTGGCGCGCCCCGCCGCCTCAAGTTGGGGCGAGGAGGGCTATTACAAGCTCTGGCTCAACGAGACCAATGAATGGATTTTCCCCCACCTGCAAATCGCGCAAGCGCGGATGACCGAGCTGGCCCAACGTTTTCCCAACGCCAGCGGCCTGTTTGAGCGCGCTCTCAAACAGGCGGCGCGCGAATTGCTGTTGGCGCAAGCCAGCGATTGGCCGTTCATCCTGCGCACCGGCACCAGCCCCGAATACGCCCGCCGGCGCGTCCGGGACCACTTGCTCCGGTTCCTGACGCTGTACCAGCAGCTCACCAGCGCCAGCGTGGACGAAAAATGGCTGGCCCGCATTGAATCCCTGGACAACCTGTTCCCGAACGTGGATTTCCATTATTGGGCATGA